The genomic region GTCTACCATTGTCCAAACCGGCCAGCCGTTCAGCTTCCAGCCGGTGAAGGGGGTGTTTCTTCCCTTCGAGGCGAACAGCTCCGGATTCACTTCGCGCTCAACATCCAGATCAATGATTGTCACGTCAGCCGCTGCTCCCGGCTTCAGTCTGCCTGCGTGCAGGCCGAATGCATCCGCCGGCTTCACGGTCATGCGATCCAGCAAGAACCCTAGCGTCCAGCGTCCGCTCTTCACAAATTTCGTATACAGCAGCGGGAAGGCTGTTTCCAATCCGACGATGCCGAACGGGGCAAGATCCATGCCTTTTGCCTTCTCTTCCTCGCTGTGCGGAGCATGGTCGGTAACGATCATGTCGATCGTGCCGTCCTCCAGCGCTTCAATCATCGCTTTGACATCCCGCGGCGAGCGCAGCGGCGGATTCATCTTCCAGTTCGCATCCATGCCCGGTATGTCCTCATCAGACAGCAACAGATGGTGCGGACACACTTCTGCGGTCACTTTAACGCCCACTTGCTTCGCTTGACGGATCAGCCGCACCGATTGCTCGGTGCTGACATGGCACACATGGTAGTGAACGCCAGTTGCTTCCGCCAGCAGCACATCGCGTCCGACATGAATCGCTTCGGATTCGTTCGGAATGCCTTTCAGCCCGTGCTTCCGGGCGAAAGCCCCGTCTGTTACGGAGGCGCCCTCCACTAGCGTATCGTCCTCGCAGTGCGCAACGATCGGGAGCCCCAGGCTGGCTGCCAGCCTCATGGCGTCCTTCATCATTTGCGCATTTTGAACGCCAACGCCGTCATCCGTAAAGCCGATCGCTCCTGCCTGCTTCAGAGCGGAGAAATCGGTCAGCTCGCGACCGAGCTCATTTTTTGTAATGCATCCATAAGACAGCACCTTGGCCAATCCTGCCGCTTTCGCTTGGGAGTAGACGAACTCCAGCGTCTCCGGCTTGTCAATCACCGGTCTGGTATTCGGCATGCAGGCGATCGTCGTGAAGCCGCCTTTGACCGCCGACCTGGCTCCTGTTGCAATGGT from Xylanibacillus composti harbors:
- a CDS encoding dihydroorotase translates to MGHWILNGNVYDPESKQITKQHVFIDNGKVSRIVAESDLPDTAGHEVTEAAGKLVTAGLIDMHVHLREPGFEHKETIATGARSAVKGGFTTIACMPNTRPVIDKPETLEFVYSQAKAAGLAKVLSYGCITKNELGRELTDFSALKQAGAIGFTDDGVGVQNAQMMKDAMRLAASLGLPIVAHCEDDTLVEGASVTDGAFARKHGLKGIPNESEAIHVGRDVLLAEATGVHYHVCHVSTEQSVRLIRQAKQVGVKVTAEVCPHHLLLSDEDIPGMDANWKMNPPLRSPRDVKAMIEALEDGTIDMIVTDHAPHSEEEKAKGMDLAPFGIVGLETAFPLLYTKFVKSGRWTLGFLLDRMTVKPADAFGLHAGRLKPGAAADVTIIDLDVEREVNPELFASKGRNTPFTGWKLNGWPVWTMVDGKVVWRESNE